From a single Silene latifolia isolate original U9 population chromosome 6, ASM4854445v1, whole genome shotgun sequence genomic region:
- the LOC141586886 gene encoding putative trehalose-phosphate phosphatase J isoform X1 — MTKQNVVITGMMSKIGRVWPKPPAIPGKIIGVSERQMLKDLDINGGGLITSWVESMRASSPTHLNSTPLFHHLPILKDASALEMFEQIIKASKGKQIVMFLDYDGTLSPIVDDPDRAFMSDSMRRTVRKLAKYFPTAIVSGRCRDKVYNFVKLAELYYAGSHGMDIKGPTKGSKYLKGSQGVLFQPASEFLPMMDEVYNTLLVKTKPILGAMVEHNKFCLSVHFRCVDEKKWTELAHEVRSVLKEYPKLRLTQGRKVFEIRPTIKWDKGKALEFLLESLGLANCSDVFPVYIGDDCSDEDAFKVLQDRGQGFGILVSKIAKETNASYYLEGPSEVMNFLQRLVKWKRLSLRRQFTL; from the exons ATGACAAAGCAAAATGTGGTGATAACAGGAATGATGAGCAAGATCGGAAGAGTGTGGCCGAAGCCGCCGGCAATTCCTGGAAAAATAATAGGAGTAAGCGAAAGACAAATGTTGAAAGACCTTGATATTAATGGAGGTGGTCTCATTACTTCTTGGGTTGAGTCTATGAGAGCTTCTTCTCCTACTCATCTCAATTCCACTCCTCTTTTTCATCATCTCCCTATT TTGAAGGATGCATCCGCATTAGAGATGTTCGAGCAAATAATAAAAGCGTCGAAAGGGAAACAAATTGTGATGTTCTTGGACTATGATGGCACACTTTCTCCTATTGTTGACGACCCTGATCGAGCATTCATGTCCGACTCT ATGAGAAGGACAGTGAGGAAGTTGGCAAAGTATTTTCCAACAGCTATAGTGAGTGGAAGATGCCGTGACAAAGTGTATAACTTTGTAAAATTAGCTGAGCTCTACTATGCCGGAAGTCATGGCATGGACATTAAAGGTCCTACAAAAGGTTCTAAATACCTCAAG GGAAGTCAAGGCGTTCTATTCCAGCCTGCGAGCGAGTTTCTTCCTATGATGGATGAGGTTTATAACACACTTTTGGTAAAAACTAAACCTATACTTGGAGCAATGGTGGAACACAACAAATTTTGTCTCTCTGTGCATTTTCGTTGTGTGGATGAGAAG AAATGGACAGAGTTGGCTCATGAAGTAAGGTCAGTGCTCAAGGAATACCCGAAGTTGAGGCTCACCCAAGGACGTAAG GTGTTTGAGATTCGGCCCACTATTAAATGGGATAAAGGAAAAGCTCTTGAATTTCTTTTGGAATCACTTG GTTTAGCCAATTGTAGTGATGTCTTCCCTGTATATATTGGAGATGACTGTAGTGATGAAGATGCATTCAAG GTTTTGCAAGACAGGGGACAGGGCTTTGGCATTCTTGTTTCCAAAATTGCTAAGGAAACAAATGCCTCTTATTATTTAGAGGGTCCCTCTGAG GTGATGAATTTTCTTCAACGCTTGGTGAAATGGAAGAGGCTTTCGTTGCGAAGGCAGTTCACTTTATAA
- the LOC141586886 gene encoding putative trehalose-phosphate phosphatase J isoform X2 has protein sequence MMSKIGRVWPKPPAIPGKIIGVSERQMLKDLDINGGGLITSWVESMRASSPTHLNSTPLFHHLPILKDASALEMFEQIIKASKGKQIVMFLDYDGTLSPIVDDPDRAFMSDSMRRTVRKLAKYFPTAIVSGRCRDKVYNFVKLAELYYAGSHGMDIKGPTKGSKYLKGSQGVLFQPASEFLPMMDEVYNTLLVKTKPILGAMVEHNKFCLSVHFRCVDEKKWTELAHEVRSVLKEYPKLRLTQGRKVFEIRPTIKWDKGKALEFLLESLGLANCSDVFPVYIGDDCSDEDAFKVLQDRGQGFGILVSKIAKETNASYYLEGPSEVMNFLQRLVKWKRLSLRRQFTL, from the exons ATGATGAGCAAGATCGGAAGAGTGTGGCCGAAGCCGCCGGCAATTCCTGGAAAAATAATAGGAGTAAGCGAAAGACAAATGTTGAAAGACCTTGATATTAATGGAGGTGGTCTCATTACTTCTTGGGTTGAGTCTATGAGAGCTTCTTCTCCTACTCATCTCAATTCCACTCCTCTTTTTCATCATCTCCCTATT TTGAAGGATGCATCCGCATTAGAGATGTTCGAGCAAATAATAAAAGCGTCGAAAGGGAAACAAATTGTGATGTTCTTGGACTATGATGGCACACTTTCTCCTATTGTTGACGACCCTGATCGAGCATTCATGTCCGACTCT ATGAGAAGGACAGTGAGGAAGTTGGCAAAGTATTTTCCAACAGCTATAGTGAGTGGAAGATGCCGTGACAAAGTGTATAACTTTGTAAAATTAGCTGAGCTCTACTATGCCGGAAGTCATGGCATGGACATTAAAGGTCCTACAAAAGGTTCTAAATACCTCAAG GGAAGTCAAGGCGTTCTATTCCAGCCTGCGAGCGAGTTTCTTCCTATGATGGATGAGGTTTATAACACACTTTTGGTAAAAACTAAACCTATACTTGGAGCAATGGTGGAACACAACAAATTTTGTCTCTCTGTGCATTTTCGTTGTGTGGATGAGAAG AAATGGACAGAGTTGGCTCATGAAGTAAGGTCAGTGCTCAAGGAATACCCGAAGTTGAGGCTCACCCAAGGACGTAAG GTGTTTGAGATTCGGCCCACTATTAAATGGGATAAAGGAAAAGCTCTTGAATTTCTTTTGGAATCACTTG GTTTAGCCAATTGTAGTGATGTCTTCCCTGTATATATTGGAGATGACTGTAGTGATGAAGATGCATTCAAG GTTTTGCAAGACAGGGGACAGGGCTTTGGCATTCTTGTTTCCAAAATTGCTAAGGAAACAAATGCCTCTTATTATTTAGAGGGTCCCTCTGAG GTGATGAATTTTCTTCAACGCTTGGTGAAATGGAAGAGGCTTTCGTTGCGAAGGCAGTTCACTTTATAA